The proteins below come from a single Megalops cyprinoides isolate fMegCyp1 chromosome 5, fMegCyp1.pri, whole genome shotgun sequence genomic window:
- the katnal2 gene encoding katanin p60 ATPase-containing subunit A-like 2, translating into MELSYQAIKTANQARETDEMRTEARRRSLLILIFNYLIEEGYMDTASALEQETSLGLRRFEVCDNVDLHTILMEYESYYFVKFQKYPKLTKKLPEAGEGRCARSCGKKRTSYTATQALPRIHSVQRPQSRGGIKKTESKTAARDTDKVNSENGQSLPPDTADFGLNVSPIARNGAAEGTQLKRGHLVDFRGLIQDAIKGASYNTAVNGFTCNPDPSERLLKPLNAFSGMNSEMRELAMVISRDIYLHNPNVRWDDIIGLEAAKRLVKEAVVYPIKYPQLFTGILSPWKGLLLYGPPGTGKTLLAKAVATECQTTFFNISTSSIVSKWRGDSEKLVRVLFELARFHAPSTIFLDELESVMGQRGVGQGGEHEGSRRMKTELLVQMDGLAHSDDLVFVLAASNLPWELDHAMLRRLDKRILVGLPSNPARQAMIAHWLPPVSNSGGVELRTELDYSLLGQETEGYSGSDVKLVCKEAAMRPVRKIFDALENHQEGDSKMPTIQLDTVTTADFLDVIAHTKPSAKNLTEKYVAWEREYESV; encoded by the exons ATGGAACTTTCATATCAAGCCATCAAAACGGCGAACCAAGCCAGAGAGACG GATGAGATGCGAACAGAGGCCAGAAGAAGGAGTCTGTTGATTCTAATTTTCAACTATTTAATTGAGGAAGG GTATATGGACACAGCCAGTGCTTTAGAACAAGAAACCAGCTTGGGCTTGCGCCGGTTTGAAGTCTGTGACAATGTGGATTTACATACTATCCTCATGGAGTACGAAAGTTATTATTTTGTGAAGTTCCAGAAGTACCCCAAGCTCACAAAGAAATTACCAGAAGCAG GGGAAGGCAGATGTGCAAGAAGTTGCGGTAAAAAGAG GACCTCCTATACAGCAACTCAGGCATTGCCCAGAATACACTCTGTTCAGCGACCCCAGTCCAGGGGTGGGATTAAGAAGACAGAGTCAAAAACGGCCGCCAGGGACACCGATAAAGTCAACAGT GAGAATGGACAGTCACTTCCACCAGACACAGCAGATTTTGGCTTAAATGTGTCACCCATCGCCCGAAACGGAGCGGCAGAAGGGACACAGCTGAAGCGG GGTCACTTGGTGGACTTTCGAGGCCTGATCCAAGATGCCATTAAAGGGGCTTCCTATAACACAGCAGTGAATGGTTTTACCTGCAACCCTGACCCGTCG GAACGCTTGCTGAAACCACTCAACGCCTTCAGTGGCATGAACAGTGAGATGAGGGAACTGGCCATGGTTATCAGCAGG GATATCTATTTACACAACCCCAACGTGAGGTGGGACGACATTATCGGGCTGGAAGCCGCCAAGCGATTAGTCAAAGAGGCTGTCGTCTACCCCATTAAG TACCCACAGCTGTTTACAGGGATCCTGTCCCCATGGAAAGGCCTGCTGTTGTACGGACCTCCTG GCACAGGGAAGACTCTTCTGGCTAAGGCTGTGGCCACTGAGTGTCAAACCACATTCTTCAACATTTCCACATCTAGCATTGTCAGCAAGTGGAGAGGAGACTCGGAGAAGCTAGTCCGG GTTCTTTTTGAGTTGGCCCGGTTCCATGCCCCATCTACCATCTTCCTGGATGAGCTGGAGTCAGTGATGGGCCAGAGAGGGGTCGGACAGGG TGGAGAGCATGAGGGCAGTCGTAGGATGAAGACAGAGCTCTTGGTCCAGATGGATGGACTTGCACACTCCGATGACCTTGTCTTTGTGCTGGCGGCCTCCAACCTACCCTG GGAGCTGGACCACGCCATGCTGCGTCGGCTGGATAAGAGGATCCTGGTTGGGCTGCCCTCGAACCCTGCCCGACAGGCAATGATTGCTCACTGGCTGCCACCCGTCAGCAATTCAGGTGGAGTCGAACTACGTACAGAGCTGGACTACAGCTTGCTTGGACAG GAGACGGAAGGTTACTCTGGCTCGGATGTAAAGCTTGTGTGCAAGGAAGCAGCTATGAGACCAGTCCGGAAAATATTTGACGCTCTTGAAAATCACCAAGAAG GTGACTCCAAGATGCCTACTATCCAGCTGGACACTGTGACAACAGCAGACTTTCTGGATGTGATCGCTCACACCAAACCTTCAGCCAAGAACCTTACAGAAAAGTATGTCGCCTGGGAGAGGGAATACGAGTCTGTGTGA
- the hdhd2 gene encoding haloacid dehalogenase-like hydrolase domain-containing protein 2 produces MAKQQALKAVLIDLSGTLHIEDTSVPGAQEALNRLRQAPVAVKFVTNTTKECKRMLLERLQRLGFSIQEQEIFTSLTAARNLVEQNSVRPLLLLEDSALEDFSGIATSEPNAVVIGLAPDHFNYKVLNNAFRLILDGAPLIAVHKARYYKRSDGLALGPGPFVTGLEYATGTQATVVGKPEKTFFMEALRDLDCKPEEAIMIGDDVRDDVGGAQNTGMRGILVKTGKYREGDEGKINPLPYVTCDNFPQAVDHILKLLI; encoded by the exons ATGGCGAAGCAACAGGCACTGAAAGCTGTGCTCATCGACCTTAGTGGCACGTTGCACATTGAGGACACAAGTGTTCCTGGTGCCCAGGAGGCTCTCAACAG GTTACGGCAAGCCCCAGTGGCAGTGAAGTTTGTGACAAACACAACTAAAGAATGCAAGCGCATGCTTCTGGAGAGGCTGCAGAGACTGGGCTTCTCCATCCAGGAGCAGGAGATCTTCACCTCGCTGACCGCCGCGCGTAACCTGGTGGAACAGAACAGCGTGCggcccctgctgctgctggaggacagCGCCCTGGAGGACTTCTCTG GTATTGCAACCTCAGAACCCAATGCTGTAGTAATTGGACTAGCTCCTGATCATTTCAACTATAAGGTGCTTAATAATGCATTCAG GTTGATCCTGGATGGAGCTCCTCTCATTGCGGTGCACAAAGCCCGGTACTATAAAAGGAGTGATGGGCTGGCTCTGGGACCGGGTCCCTTTGTGACGGGGCTGGAGTATGCCACAGGCACCCAGGCCACTGTTGTTGGTAAGCCTGAGAAAACCTTCTTTATGGAAGCCCTGCGGGACTTGGACTGCAAACCTGAGGAAGCCATCATGATTGGCGAT GATGTCAGAGACGATGTAGGTGGGGCTCAGAATACTGGAATGCGGGGAATTTTGGTCAAAACCG GTAAATACAGGGAAGGGGATGAGGGAAAAATCAACCCCCTGCCATATGTGACCTGTGACAACTTCCCCCAGGCTGTGGACCACATCCTTAAACTGCTGATCTAG